In Vibrio lentus, a single genomic region encodes these proteins:
- a CDS encoding AzlC family ABC transporter permease → MDNNTMNRRTQLWKGVLAAMPLSIAVIPWGILAGSYAIDAGLNQLQAQAMSAILFAGSAQLVAAGMFKSGIGLGTMLLTTFFITSRHFLYSVSMRDKISHLPARWRLLLGFWLTDELFAICSGQYQQEFNRWYAAGVGGGFYLVWNIASFVGIVAGSQIPSLNEIGLDFAVAATFIALVFPLIRTWPVVVCVVVSLIASVALSVNNVEGGLMIAAISGMLAGFISESFVERRNDNKLIKEGDSA, encoded by the coding sequence ATGGATAACAACACAATGAATAGACGCACGCAGTTATGGAAAGGCGTTTTGGCTGCGATGCCCTTGAGTATTGCTGTAATACCGTGGGGCATATTAGCTGGCTCGTATGCAATAGATGCTGGTCTGAATCAGCTTCAAGCTCAGGCTATGTCTGCGATTTTGTTTGCGGGTTCAGCGCAATTAGTGGCGGCGGGGATGTTCAAATCGGGCATTGGGTTAGGGACTATGTTGTTAACAACATTCTTTATTACTTCAAGGCATTTTCTTTATAGCGTGTCGATGCGCGACAAAATTAGTCATCTTCCGGCTCGCTGGCGTCTATTGCTCGGTTTTTGGCTCACCGACGAACTGTTCGCGATTTGCAGTGGGCAGTATCAACAAGAATTTAATCGTTGGTACGCGGCGGGTGTAGGTGGTGGTTTTTATCTGGTTTGGAACATCGCGAGTTTCGTCGGCATTGTCGCAGGAAGTCAGATTCCGTCACTCAATGAAATCGGTCTCGATTTTGCGGTCGCGGCAACCTTTATTGCTTTGGTTTTCCCATTAATCAGAACCTGGCCAGTCGTGGTATGTGTTGTGGTGTCTTTGATCGCCTCCGTTGCCTTGTCAGTCAACAATGTTGAAGGTGGCCTTATGATTGCTGCTATTTCGGGTATGTTAGCCGGCTTTATCAGCGAGTCATTTGTGGAACGTAGAAACGACAATAAGCTCATCAAAGAGGGGGATTCGGCATGA
- a CDS encoding lipopolysaccharide biosynthesis protein, with protein MGSLKQSAYYAIGIVMMKGISLVMIPYITHKMTLAEYGSLEAIVLLADIGTILFSFGIVDAMYRYVGVVEGDEKRKLVSNCFTLSVLVCVLGGALIALSMPLLIFMLPVEFQPYQILLLLIPVMLDGAISIPLTLMRMNAMAKRFCLLNVFKAGVQASMTFALLEAGYGIDGVLISAAVSSVLLMVCLVRYQWQEMGTFGCFKYSAKILKFGLPALMGGASIYMITGLDRWVMASFVGVEELAIYAVSGKFALLLGLLLQPYALWWFPNRVAMLQQPGGSKKCADSALVGVNFAIVLGSLMILTVPGFISLILPSSYHYAGTLVVALLAISVIKNAGDYLNLGCFSGDSSQSQMWVQGGCAILAAIGYFTVTPIFGVGGVIFVLCGTYTLRLLLLYFVSQSMEYLPYQHSKWVTAVSIAVVAIACDRLLGLVFANVHDFVLGICVALITLVAFIKYSVIVIPQTLLDKLTLGKHSHVG; from the coding sequence ATGGGTTCGTTAAAACAGTCTGCCTATTACGCCATTGGTATCGTGATGATGAAGGGGATCTCATTGGTGATGATCCCGTACATTACCCACAAAATGACGTTAGCAGAATATGGCTCTTTAGAAGCGATCGTGTTGTTGGCCGATATCGGGACGATATTATTTAGCTTCGGTATCGTAGACGCCATGTATCGCTACGTTGGTGTCGTCGAGGGTGATGAAAAGCGAAAACTGGTCTCGAACTGTTTCACGTTAAGTGTTTTGGTGTGTGTGCTAGGGGGCGCTTTAATTGCTCTTAGTATGCCGCTATTAATATTTATGCTGCCCGTAGAGTTTCAGCCGTACCAAATTCTCCTTCTCCTTATCCCTGTCATGCTCGACGGAGCGATCTCTATTCCGCTTACCTTAATGCGAATGAATGCGATGGCGAAACGTTTTTGCTTGCTCAATGTCTTCAAAGCAGGTGTTCAAGCCTCGATGACTTTTGCGCTGCTTGAGGCTGGATATGGGATTGATGGCGTGTTGATCTCAGCGGCGGTATCTAGCGTGTTACTCATGGTTTGTTTAGTGCGTTATCAGTGGCAAGAGATGGGAACTTTTGGCTGCTTCAAATACTCAGCCAAGATCTTAAAGTTTGGACTGCCTGCTTTGATGGGTGGTGCGTCAATTTACATGATCACAGGGTTAGATCGTTGGGTGATGGCGAGCTTTGTTGGGGTGGAAGAACTGGCGATTTATGCGGTCAGTGGCAAGTTTGCATTGCTGCTTGGCTTGTTGCTACAGCCTTACGCGCTTTGGTGGTTCCCAAACCGTGTCGCTATGCTTCAACAACCGGGAGGTAGCAAAAAGTGTGCTGATAGTGCCTTAGTCGGAGTGAATTTCGCGATTGTGTTGGGTTCTTTGATGATTCTAACGGTGCCCGGTTTTATCTCTTTAATTTTGCCGAGCAGTTATCACTATGCAGGGACTCTTGTTGTCGCCTTGCTTGCCATTAGCGTTATCAAAAACGCAGGTGATTACCTTAACCTTGGTTGTTTCAGTGGCGATTCGAGTCAATCGCAAATGTGGGTTCAAGGTGGGTGCGCGATATTGGCTGCCATTGGTTATTTTACAGTGACACCGATATTTGGTGTGGGGGGCGTTATCTTCGTTCTTTGCGGCACGTATACCTTAAGGTTGTTGCTCCTATATTTTGTCAGTCAATCGATGGAATATTTACCGTATCAACACAGTAAGTGGGTAACCGCAGTCAGTATCGCTGTTGTGGCTATCGCGTGTGATCGACTTCTTGGTTTGGTATTCGCTAATGTTCATGACTTTGTTTTAGGTATCTGTGTTGCTCTAATCACGCTGGTGGCCTTTATTAAATACTCGGTCATCGTTATTCCTCAAACTCTGCTTGATAAATTGACACTCGGCAAGCATTCACATGTTGGCTAA
- a CDS encoding AraC family transcriptional regulator, which yields MENKKGSKEKADYKVTEELGGLEILNAEYEKQNFSRHSHEGYTFGVIEQGAQRFYRTGGHHIAPQDAIILVNADEVHSGHSATEGGWAYRAMYPLPEQLAKITQELNLPNYGAPYFPRAVVEDPELANQLRLVFNTIEESDNRLLRETLMYGMLVKLISRHGKSSLTPQLDSKVQRQLILVKEFLDDFPQADVSLDELSKLAALSPFHLVRSFQKEFGLPPHAYQIQSRLRLARTLLKQGHSISDTAQECGFHDQSHFHRHFKKANGYTPGQYVKMR from the coding sequence ATGGAGAACAAGAAGGGCTCTAAAGAGAAAGCCGATTATAAGGTCACGGAAGAACTCGGTGGTCTTGAGATCCTCAATGCTGAATACGAAAAGCAGAATTTCTCACGTCATAGTCACGAAGGTTATACGTTCGGTGTGATAGAGCAGGGTGCTCAGCGTTTTTATCGAACCGGCGGCCATCATATAGCCCCCCAAGATGCGATCATTTTGGTCAATGCAGATGAGGTACACAGCGGACATTCTGCCACTGAAGGTGGTTGGGCATATCGTGCAATGTACCCACTTCCAGAACAACTCGCCAAGATCACTCAAGAGTTGAACCTGCCTAACTATGGTGCCCCTTATTTCCCAAGAGCCGTTGTTGAAGATCCAGAGCTCGCCAATCAACTGAGGTTGGTTTTCAATACGATTGAAGAATCAGATAATCGCCTGCTCAGAGAAACCTTGATGTATGGGATGTTGGTTAAGTTAATCAGCAGACACGGGAAATCGAGTCTAACGCCTCAACTGGATAGCAAAGTCCAACGTCAGCTTATACTGGTAAAAGAGTTTCTTGATGACTTTCCACAAGCGGATGTGTCACTCGATGAGTTGTCTAAGCTAGCTGCTTTGAGTCCATTTCATTTGGTGCGCTCATTTCAAAAAGAATTTGGTCTTCCTCCGCATGCTTATCAGATCCAGTCTCGATTAAGGTTGGCTCGTACGCTCCTCAAACAGGGGCATTCGATTTCCGATACGGCTCAAGAATGTGGTTTCCATGACCAAAGCCACTTCCATCGTCACTTTAAGAAAGCCAACGGTTATACGCCGGGTCAGTACGTAAAGATGCGTTGA
- a CDS encoding LysE family translocator has product MTVETWLTFCLASLILTMTPGPSILLGVIHSMKYGVNKAIFTALGDISANFIQMIIVAVGLGIIMSTSELAFAVIKWLGVTTLLYMGIKMLRDKPECDAQITTNSPTAISGHRLYLSGFFVAAGNPKAIVFFTAFFPQFIDPTKPLLSQMLVMCPTMAVLDFTWVMIYAISAKKLLGFMQDHPTYLNKIGGSALLTAAIVLAVTSHRSNL; this is encoded by the coding sequence ATGACTGTAGAAACATGGCTAACCTTCTGCCTCGCTTCACTTATCTTAACCATGACGCCAGGTCCCAGCATTTTGTTGGGCGTCATTCATTCAATGAAATATGGCGTTAATAAAGCTATTTTTACGGCACTAGGCGATATCTCAGCAAACTTCATACAGATGATCATTGTTGCAGTTGGACTTGGCATCATAATGTCAACGTCTGAACTAGCGTTCGCCGTTATCAAGTGGCTTGGGGTCACAACATTGCTGTATATGGGTATCAAGATGTTGCGTGATAAACCTGAGTGTGATGCACAAATAACCACCAATTCACCCACCGCGATTTCAGGCCACAGACTCTATTTAAGTGGTTTCTTCGTTGCAGCGGGTAACCCCAAAGCGATTGTCTTTTTCACTGCATTCTTCCCCCAGTTCATAGACCCAACTAAGCCCCTGTTATCACAAATGTTGGTGATGTGCCCCACAATGGCAGTGTTGGATTTTACCTGGGTGATGATTTACGCCATCTCTGCCAAGAAGCTTCTTGGGTTTATGCAAGATCACCCAACGTACCTGAATAAAATCGGAGGCTCAGCGCTTTTAACTGCAGCCATCGTACTCGCAGTAACAAGTCACAGATCCAACCTATAG
- a CDS encoding phosphotransferase family protein, which yields MSTNDLSKMGSARVTLEELDGELCIRKQGAGGVEISFYQHAAQHLSGVHSPKLLVVKGDDLYIEYIPHSLKLTELQITSDVYQQLSRIHQSQYVPSFKVKEHCWHINETETALASLKLPLVTQDSLLCIQQLSDALFDHKTLVSGDANEGNWGRRDNGQLVLFDWERFGFGSPAIDLTPLVSRMGTLSDYECIVDQYLCHNTLIPREDLIKQLIIAKSWIVVEVTNILVTRNNPEASKYINWFREQLPTWLASVEGRL from the coding sequence ATGAGCACCAATGATCTATCTAAAATGGGTTCTGCTCGGGTCACCTTGGAAGAGCTTGATGGTGAACTTTGTATTCGAAAGCAAGGTGCTGGTGGCGTAGAGATTTCCTTTTACCAACATGCAGCTCAGCATTTGTCTGGTGTGCATAGCCCTAAGCTATTGGTTGTTAAAGGGGATGATCTATATATCGAATACATTCCGCACTCTTTGAAATTAACTGAACTTCAAATCACCTCCGATGTATATCAGCAACTTTCTCGTATTCACCAGTCTCAATATGTACCGAGCTTTAAAGTCAAAGAGCATTGTTGGCACATAAATGAAACCGAGACAGCTTTAGCCTCTCTGAAATTACCTCTAGTAACACAAGATAGTTTGCTCTGTATTCAGCAGCTTAGTGATGCTTTGTTCGACCATAAAACTTTGGTCTCTGGGGATGCGAATGAAGGGAATTGGGGGAGAAGAGACAACGGTCAGCTCGTGCTATTTGACTGGGAGCGTTTTGGTTTTGGCAGCCCTGCGATAGATTTGACTCCGCTCGTTTCACGAATGGGGACTTTGTCAGATTATGAGTGCATTGTTGATCAGTACCTTTGCCATAACACCTTGATTCCGCGTGAGGATTTAATCAAGCAATTGATCATCGCGAAAAGCTGGATCGTAGTCGAAGTCACGAATATATTAGTCACGCGTAACAACCCTGAAGCTTCGAAATACATCAATTGGTTTAGAGAGCAATTGCCCACTTGGTTGGCTTCAGTTGAAGGCCGATTGTAG
- a CDS encoding DUF3429 domain-containing protein — MRSDYLAPTQTRNTMAKLGYMGLIPFLFGLLLSLTDSQFLGLSGETLFITYSVVILSFLSGILWGNGIENFESQSSNKALILSNVIVLVAWLAVLLGEQKEFLTTLILIIGYIAVWRAERSMREENQSEGPDGYFDMRTRLTSSVVLMHGIVMLT; from the coding sequence ATGAGGTCTGATTATTTAGCGCCAACTCAAACCCGCAATACCATGGCCAAGCTCGGTTACATGGGGCTAATCCCGTTTCTATTTGGCCTACTGTTGTCTCTAACCGACAGTCAATTCTTGGGCCTGAGTGGCGAGACACTCTTCATCACCTACAGCGTGGTCATATTGAGTTTTTTGTCGGGTATTTTGTGGGGAAATGGCATCGAAAATTTCGAAAGCCAGTCTAGTAACAAGGCTCTGATTCTAAGTAACGTGATTGTGTTAGTCGCGTGGTTAGCGGTGCTACTTGGGGAACAAAAAGAGTTTCTCACTACTCTGATTCTTATCATCGGCTATATTGCGGTTTGGCGAGCGGAAAGGTCGATGAGAGAAGAAAATCAAAGCGAAGGCCCGGATGGCTACTTTGACATGAGAACTCGGCTCACCTCTAGTGTCGTGTTAATGCACGGTATCGTGATGTTGACTTAG
- a CDS encoding LysR family transcriptional regulator, with the protein MVEDLESIPSLVPKLLLQLLALGSITDAALVLGVSQPAASKALRRAEDVLGFALVRRDSRPLLLTAEGRLIAEFAKQQELQGEVLLRQLRLIQKDGAGQVKVASFGASASTHILPSLIHAISQHLPQVKIEISEFTDEGALLALREGRVDFAIAVDKEYLDLDIIPVFTDRMVALVHEDDPLSQLSVLSAVDIEDRDFILSKGGSEALIREWFKLSKSRLKEKHTIVQLTSILALIRAGLGVSIVAELAVPESHPSVNVIPLAPEYPRNICVAKRSGCFSSNAARLTWDFLSKNRALNYLSKRGH; encoded by the coding sequence ATGGTTGAAGACTTGGAAAGCATCCCATCATTAGTCCCCAAATTACTTCTGCAGTTACTAGCGCTCGGAAGTATCACTGATGCCGCTCTGGTATTAGGAGTCAGCCAACCCGCTGCGAGCAAAGCTCTTCGACGTGCTGAAGATGTGTTAGGTTTCGCTTTAGTTCGAAGAGACAGTCGTCCCTTATTGTTAACAGCGGAAGGGAGGTTGATTGCTGAGTTCGCCAAACAGCAGGAATTGCAGGGAGAGGTGTTATTGAGACAGCTTCGACTTATTCAAAAAGATGGCGCTGGACAGGTGAAAGTGGCTTCTTTTGGCGCATCCGCTTCCACACATATTTTACCCAGCCTAATTCATGCGATCAGCCAACACTTACCTCAAGTTAAAATTGAAATAAGCGAGTTTACTGACGAAGGAGCATTATTAGCATTGCGAGAGGGGCGCGTAGATTTTGCAATCGCGGTTGATAAAGAGTATTTAGATCTAGATATCATCCCAGTTTTTACTGACCGTATGGTGGCTTTAGTTCATGAAGATGACCCTTTATCCCAGTTGTCAGTTTTGTCGGCTGTGGATATCGAAGATCGAGATTTTATACTGAGTAAAGGGGGCAGCGAGGCGCTCATTAGAGAATGGTTTAAGCTATCAAAATCTCGCCTTAAAGAAAAACACACCATTGTTCAATTGACCTCGATACTTGCTTTGATTAGAGCGGGCTTAGGTGTTTCTATTGTTGCAGAGCTTGCCGTTCCAGAATCTCATCCCAGCGTAAATGTTATTCCTCTTGCGCCCGAGTACCCTCGTAATATTTGTGTAGCGAAAAGAAGCGGTTGTTTTTCTTCGAACGCAGCCAGGTTAACTTGGGATTTTTTGAGTAAGAATAGGGCACTTAATTACCTAAGCAAGCGAGGTCATTAA
- a CDS encoding glycosyltransferase family 2 protein produces the protein MAKVSIIIPTYNCLDYLPKAIGSVLKQTHQDVELIIIDDNSNDGTSTYLASIDDERIITLSTLGVGAPQARNLGIDKATGEYIAFLDADDFWFPEKIERQLEFHQRYPDLAMSFTNYEHLTEDYQVIIDCFSYWSQFQDQDELFINIESPLEFIIENNVIGTSTVMVKADVFSQTNSFDADIKYGEDWELWLRMSENHQIGVLNSVQVGYLMRASSVTQTESLKLRNLQSIESILQRYQNNSEHWNLRSSSFKVAKARILEGYADYYRGLQQNRQAVAYSFRSLVMAPQKRTLRHLLGDCKSFLTPAW, from the coding sequence ATGGCTAAAGTAAGTATTATTATTCCTACCTACAACTGTTTAGATTACCTGCCGAAAGCAATCGGCAGCGTGTTAAAACAGACTCATCAAGACGTTGAGCTAATCATTATTGACGATAACAGTAATGATGGAACGTCCACTTACCTCGCATCGATTGATGATGAACGTATTATTACGCTATCAACCTTAGGTGTTGGTGCCCCTCAAGCGAGGAACTTAGGCATTGATAAAGCGACGGGCGAATACATTGCTTTTTTAGACGCTGACGACTTTTGGTTTCCAGAAAAAATCGAACGACAACTTGAGTTTCATCAGCGCTACCCAGATCTTGCGATGAGCTTTACTAACTACGAACACCTCACTGAAGACTACCAAGTGATTATCGACTGTTTTAGTTACTGGTCGCAGTTTCAAGACCAAGACGAATTGTTCATTAATATTGAGAGCCCGCTAGAATTCATTATCGAAAATAACGTTATTGGTACCTCAACCGTCATGGTGAAAGCTGATGTGTTCTCTCAAACCAACAGCTTTGATGCAGATATTAAGTATGGGGAAGACTGGGAGTTATGGCTTCGAATGAGTGAGAACCACCAGATCGGGGTGTTGAATTCAGTGCAGGTTGGTTACCTAATGAGGGCGAGTTCCGTTACTCAAACGGAAAGCCTTAAGCTGAGAAACCTGCAGTCAATAGAATCAATTCTTCAGCGTTACCAAAATAATAGTGAGCATTGGAATTTAAGGTCATCTAGTTTCAAGGTTGCTAAGGCGAGAATACTAGAGGGCTACGCTGACTATTACCGAGGTTTACAACAAAACCGACAGGCGGTTGCCTACAGTTTTCGCTCTCTGGTGATGGCTCCACAGAAGAGAACCTTGCGACACCTGCTCGGAGATTGTAAAAGTTTCCTAACGCCCGCTTGGTAA
- a CDS encoding NIPSNAP family protein → MITCYVRYVIDPKKIKEFETYAKMWIPLVTKFGGQHNGYFLPSEGANNIALALFSFDSLAAYEEYRTQSLNDPECIKAFEFADEVDCIVSYERSFFRPVFN, encoded by the coding sequence ATGATTACTTGTTATGTTCGATATGTAATTGATCCTAAGAAGATAAAGGAGTTCGAGACCTACGCAAAAATGTGGATTCCTTTGGTGACTAAATTTGGCGGTCAACACAATGGTTACTTTTTGCCATCAGAGGGTGCGAACAATATCGCGTTAGCACTATTCTCTTTTGATAGTTTGGCGGCTTATGAGGAGTACCGTACTCAGTCGCTAAATGATCCTGAGTGTATCAAAGCCTTCGAATTTGCTGATGAGGTCGATTGTATTGTTAGTTATGAACGTAGCTTCTTTAGACCTGTTTTTAACTGA
- a CDS encoding ribonuclease H family protein: MAKKYYVVWKGRTPGIFTTWNECKSQVDGFAGARYKSFPTLGEAESAFGGKASSASSSASTSGSSSTKPSVAGKPKKAKVPPLSEQQISEMPFDIKIYTDGACEPNPGEAGTGLAVYLNNELTELWYGLYQQVGTNNTAELHGLKQAFILAKEKLKAGLSVAIYCDSKYSIDCITKWATGWEKKGWTKSGGEIKNLDIIKPAYALYQELASRITIYHVNGHVGIEGNELADRMSIVAIASKEQDLSRYTETDDLTEILALRAG; encoded by the coding sequence TTGGCTAAGAAGTATTATGTGGTTTGGAAAGGTCGTACACCGGGTATTTTTACTACTTGGAATGAGTGTAAGTCGCAAGTCGATGGTTTCGCTGGTGCGAGATATAAATCGTTTCCAACATTAGGCGAAGCAGAGTCCGCTTTCGGTGGTAAAGCATCTTCTGCGTCTAGTTCTGCTTCAACATCTGGATCTTCATCGACCAAGCCAAGTGTTGCGGGTAAGCCTAAGAAAGCGAAAGTTCCACCTCTTTCTGAGCAGCAAATCTCTGAAATGCCTTTCGATATCAAGATATACACAGATGGCGCTTGTGAGCCGAACCCTGGTGAAGCGGGCACAGGCTTAGCAGTCTACTTGAACAACGAATTAACCGAGTTGTGGTATGGCTTGTATCAGCAGGTTGGAACTAATAATACAGCAGAGCTGCATGGCTTGAAGCAAGCATTTATTCTGGCTAAGGAAAAGCTGAAAGCTGGTTTATCTGTCGCGATTTATTGCGATTCTAAGTACTCGATTGATTGCATCACCAAATGGGCTACAGGTTGGGAGAAAAAAGGCTGGACGAAGTCGGGGGGCGAAATTAAAAACCTCGATATCATTAAGCCTGCGTATGCCCTTTACCAAGAGTTGGCTTCTAGAATTACCATTTACCACGTAAATGGCCACGTCGGTATTGAAGGTAACGAGCTTGCCGACCGAATGTCTATTGTGGCGATTGCTTCTAAAGAGCAAGACTTGAGTCGATATACTGAAACTGACGATCTCACTGAAATCTTAGCTTTGCGAGCGGGCTAG
- a CDS encoding LysE family translocator, with translation MEIWKLLLFIPACFALNLTPGPNNLLAMNNARCYGFQAAFVAGLGRICAFSGMIALAASGLAVVLYTSETLFFMIKLFGAMYLLWIAFNLWRSKASPIVGIEHNKNWFGLVKQEFALAAGNPKAILIFTAFLPQFVDVSANVHTQFFILGSTFLVLEMVAISIYAAFGLYLRHWFSKPEMAQRFNKACSVFLAFSGANLLISRQ, from the coding sequence ATGGAAATATGGAAGTTACTGCTGTTTATCCCGGCCTGTTTTGCTTTAAATTTAACGCCTGGACCCAATAACCTATTGGCGATGAACAACGCCCGCTGTTATGGCTTTCAAGCGGCTTTCGTCGCAGGGTTAGGAAGAATCTGCGCCTTTTCTGGCATGATCGCTCTGGCTGCTTCTGGACTCGCTGTTGTCCTCTATACTTCTGAAACTCTGTTTTTCATGATCAAGCTGTTTGGCGCAATGTACCTACTTTGGATTGCGTTTAATTTGTGGCGCTCAAAAGCCAGCCCTATTGTTGGTATTGAGCACAACAAGAATTGGTTTGGTTTAGTTAAACAAGAATTTGCTCTCGCCGCTGGCAACCCGAAAGCGATACTTATCTTCACCGCATTCCTTCCTCAATTTGTCGATGTTTCTGCCAATGTTCATACCCAATTCTTTATTTTAGGAAGTACTTTTCTAGTATTAGAGATGGTTGCTATCTCTATCTATGCAGCCTTCGGTTTATATCTTAGACATTGGTTCTCTAAGCCTGAAATGGCGCAGCGTTTCAATAAAGCCTGCTCGGTGTTTTTAGCATTTTCTGGTGCGAACCTGCTGATCAGCCGACAGTAA
- a CDS encoding AzlD domain-containing protein codes for MIWLSIFLMTAIVFLSRYLFLEPAIPLRLNSTARRLLRYSSPAVLTAIWGPIVFAPEQAFWPSLENPYLIGAVVTGLLIWKTGNVLLTIGVSMAVFLFYNLVAVDFLFS; via the coding sequence ATGATCTGGCTATCGATATTCCTCATGACCGCGATTGTTTTCCTTAGTCGATATTTGTTTCTAGAACCGGCCATCCCGCTTCGATTAAACAGCACTGCGAGACGATTGTTGCGTTATTCGAGCCCTGCGGTATTAACGGCAATCTGGGGGCCGATTGTGTTCGCACCAGAGCAAGCTTTTTGGCCAAGCCTAGAAAACCCTTATTTAATCGGCGCGGTAGTGACTGGGCTTTTGATTTGGAAAACGGGTAATGTGCTGCTAACGATCGGTGTCAGCATGGCGGTGTTCTTGTTCTACAACCTTGTCGCGGTTGATTTCCTTTTCTCTTGA
- a CDS encoding GNAT family N-acetyltransferase has translation MNVVCAEKQELVDIYQLEHTLFGDHAYPQFFFRQAFDCWGKGLLVAKQELKVAGYVLMTPTDNPQEYWVLSLAVDQEFRGMGVGRLLMQQAIATLPQESKILLTVDPNNTSACALYASMAFVTIKEEDNYFGEDEPRLVMQLII, from the coding sequence ATGAATGTTGTTTGTGCGGAAAAACAAGAACTGGTTGATATTTACCAGCTTGAACATACTTTGTTTGGTGACCACGCCTATCCGCAGTTTTTCTTTCGTCAGGCATTTGATTGCTGGGGGAAGGGCTTATTGGTGGCTAAGCAAGAGTTGAAGGTTGCGGGTTATGTATTGATGACGCCAACCGACAACCCACAAGAGTATTGGGTTTTGTCATTAGCTGTTGATCAAGAATTCCGAGGCATGGGGGTGGGGCGTTTATTGATGCAGCAGGCTATAGCGACACTGCCTCAAGAATCCAAAATATTGCTGACCGTAGATCCCAATAACACGTCGGCTTGCGCGCTTTATGCATCGATGGCTTTTGTCACGATCAAAGAAGAAGATAACTATTTTGGCGAAGATGAGCCTAGATTGGTGATGCAGCTCATCATCTAA
- a CDS encoding glycosyltransferase family 4 protein, with amino-acid sequence MKKVAFIAPTYPVLSETFIQTEVDSVKACGHDVCVMTFKIEDSEKSFDYDIIKIGKDVRAGKITNINWIGFVKALSFVSKQNSMPKNSLFAYGFKLALQLAEKDVNHVHAHFCQHTTAHAIVAAKLLNITCSFVAHGHDVYEFAYDIEYKISSSDFVVAVCKDMLTDFNNMAKGNIKLLHCGVNTKQFQPHPKTDAKQLRLVFLGRLVEQKGIHHLIDALAPIAQPLDIHLDIVGTGDLEQQLKTQVEQQGLTRHVNFLGAKPHEWVKVNLTNYDSLIAPFCFSETGCVDTGPLVLKEAMAVGTPVITTNIMGCKEIVTPETGFVVSEKNVEELREAIERFAQLSCNDKTEMGIKARTRVEESFNSLKQAQQLSHWIENPA; translated from the coding sequence ATGAAAAAAGTAGCATTTATAGCGCCTACTTATCCTGTCCTCAGTGAGACCTTCATTCAAACCGAAGTCGACTCCGTTAAAGCGTGTGGGCACGACGTCTGTGTGATGACGTTCAAGATTGAGGACAGCGAAAAGTCATTCGACTATGACATCATAAAAATTGGCAAGGATGTTCGGGCGGGCAAGATAACCAACATCAACTGGATCGGCTTTGTTAAAGCGCTTTCGTTTGTTTCAAAGCAAAATAGCATGCCTAAAAATTCACTTTTCGCTTATGGATTTAAGCTGGCGTTACAACTCGCAGAAAAAGACGTTAACCATGTTCATGCGCATTTTTGCCAACACACCACCGCACATGCGATTGTCGCCGCTAAGCTTCTCAATATTACCTGTTCGTTTGTTGCCCATGGTCACGATGTCTACGAATTTGCTTACGATATTGAATACAAAATTTCATCGAGTGACTTTGTGGTTGCGGTCTGCAAAGACATGCTCACCGATTTCAACAACATGGCAAAAGGGAATATCAAGCTCCTTCACTGTGGTGTAAATACTAAACAATTCCAACCACACCCAAAAACCGACGCCAAGCAACTTCGACTCGTTTTTCTTGGCCGATTAGTTGAACAAAAAGGTATTCACCATCTTATAGATGCGTTGGCACCGATTGCCCAACCTCTCGACATTCATCTTGATATCGTCGGCACTGGCGATTTAGAACAACAATTAAAAACACAAGTTGAGCAACAAGGTTTAACTCGACACGTCAATTTTCTAGGAGCTAAGCCCCACGAATGGGTGAAAGTGAACCTAACGAATTACGATAGCTTGATCGCACCGTTCTGCTTCTCGGAAACGGGTTGTGTGGACACAGGTCCACTGGTACTTAAAGAAGCGATGGCCGTGGGAACTCCAGTGATTACCACCAATATCATGGGTTGTAAGGAGATCGTCACTCCAGAGACAGGGTTTGTGGTTAGCGAGAAAAACGTTGAGGAATTAAGAGAAGCGATTGAGCGTTTTGCGCAGTTGAGCTGCAATGACAAAACAGAGATGGGGATTAAAGCAAGAACAAGAGTGGAAGAGAGTTTTAATTCGTTGAAACAAGCTCAACAACTGTCTCACTGGATAGAAAACCCAGCTTAA